The following coding sequences are from one Halictus rubicundus isolate RS-2024b chromosome 11, iyHalRubi1_principal, whole genome shotgun sequence window:
- the LOC143358791 gene encoding cilia- and flagella-associated protein 44 isoform X3, with translation MDTAVWGPFVSTIDESGQLHIYNYITKRLIVVHRFHDSGSQVVWLPCEADKTGSTIVCAFRSGVIRMITIAIKTADMENNINGDYTRLIQSLKPHSMPITIMRYNALCSLLVTGSEDATIFVLNVQSTDSYPQIVPIGYVKAPSPATCMTWNEQEKATLLIGCLKGDCMEVQLPTVPQSYTTTSYELVKCKSAKFKFESVKSSIQRENVRREYVEEKKRKIAEKMKELEQLMKENPHIVIDEETYLTEFDDMKMILPEIYIPEIPNTISVIEYGTNGNIWLFVNGFDAGYVYEYFRPLSGKIKDTKPIRSRIIENAKDTEIHNCFFYDNKKYLFLGTQYGELCVCRLKIEDPLDFTDYWILPIHDYYNGHMSKMLLSYDKKMLLTCGYDGNIFSFTINCDTVDESIDVPVVKDSLPLPKNIDDLEEDYPSLEEVITQMEQNRIISTAEKKKEEVLQIIRGLVEEYVEIINRNKKLSPSQQISHFELDPRITEDLEQHLKEQIALMQRKLEFQVEKSRLELEKLMDHFITPITHLPFAVCSIFNEDKAVHSLRELKLNIDTTLKQMEIVKQFEEQRQIDKVPQEGIEDSKPEIGDEETQYLESLLGEDFSDLTSGLGIQINQMLLKYKKKKASLIQREKEWQKLHLRKPNLAKSRMEDAIFIEKTKRDIGEYNLKTSTGFNLKMKKQTTALKYKQLLDCRCKLHYLRENFNEKLNAVKLKKQSLQTEVIQLLNTLKRIQSEIPNKSVKPLPQIPKLNIDIEFPEQKLDLEKYVSMSEQVQQVKRQRQSVSVELPMDKYDLEYEVLLCDDIATVTEDLESFSTVLSASKTKMKIQTSIQGDLIRNLNTSDAVGTSWEKEMKRTRLWRKLYEQDCILQYINESYEQLEHELEELEEYRLDVIYQSTYMNLYLLTLYEEFIILRECEAAEFALEEKVNLKSSERTTLMLKMQTTNNKIATREEEIRKLQAKIKDIAVEFTKVVAGNKFQDFLQKIFKKKYTAARERDDSEDTTTQSSETSSDDTDITVDSDAGHIMFDENICPPNCDKQLYEISFSMREERYKHEFEIKEEQKEIELLQKELDVDTKGLRIIENNLKSSQADLEAFMLEKQRKLNDVDVTVVLKMHQMQNISHSGNVTEIQDCIVFNKKELSSLYARVGELQKQTFDLVDSRKKNEVHLKRIKMDLKYMETQNRTLELQIKEKMIQKFGRKVSLINLYETVLQRMIYETKTDMQKIMKHFSEDLKNIKRDCHEGLIILANLIRNNTEKISLLTILENEKNKLKKLLKQVPISEANMLKVELQHKTDISVLENILHSQMQQKQLLQYDVENLQKGPKKSLPSCFKENML, from the exons ATGGACACAGCAGTCTGGGGACCATTCGTTAGCACAATCGATGAAAGTGGTCAACTGCACATTTACAATTACATTACAAAGAGATTAATAGTTGTTCACAGATTTCACGATAGTGGAAGTCAAGTGGTTTGGCTTCCATGCGAG GCTGATAAAACGGGCTCTACGATTGTGTGCGCTTTTCGAAGTGGCGTTATTAGAATGATAACAATTGCAATAAAGACAGCAGATATGGAGAATAATATAAATGGAGACTATACAAGGCTCATTCAAAGCTTGAAACCACATTCAATGCCAATTACTATAATGCGTTATAATGCTTTATGCAG TTTGTTAGTAACAGGCAGCGAAGATGCTACTATTTTTGTACTCAATGTACAATCCACTGATTCTTATCCACAAATTGTGCCTATTGGCTACGTGAAGGCTCCATCGCCTGCTACTTGTATGACATGGAATGAACAAGAG AAAGCAACTTTATTAATTGGATGTCTCAAGGGAGACTGCATGGAAGTGCAGCTACCCACTGTGCCTCAGTCGTACACGACAACTTCATACGAACTGGTCAAGTGCAAATCAGCAAAATTTAAATTTGAGTCGGTGAAGTCCTCTATACAAAGAGAAAATGTAAGAAGAGAGTACgtagaagagaaaaagagaaaaattgcagagaagATGAAAGAGCTGGAGCAATTAATGAAAGAAAATCCTCATATTGTGATCGATGAAGAAACATATTTAA cgGAATTTGATGATATGAAGATGATCCTTCCAGAAATCTATATTCCAGAAATTCCGAATACAATTTCAGTAATAGAATACGGTACTAATGGAAACATATGGTTGTTTGTAAATGGTTTTGATGCAGGATATGTTTATGAATACTTCCGTCCACTGTCTGGAAAGATTAAGGACACTAAGCCAATCAGAAGTAGGATAATTGAAAACGCGAAAGATACGGAAATACACAATTGTTTCTTCTA CGATAACAAAAAATACTTGTTTTTGGGAACACAGTATGGAGAACTTTGCGTATGCAGGTTGAAGATAGAGGATCCGTTAGACTTCACAGACTACTGGATTCTTCCCATACATGATTATTACAATGGACACATGTCCAAGATGTTATTAAGTTACGATAAGAAAATGTTACTGACGTGTGGCTATGATGGAAACATATTTTCTTTTACGATTAATTGTGACACTGTAGACGAGAGCATAGATGTACCTGTTGTAAAAGACTCCTTACCTCTG CCAAAAAATATTGATGACTTGGAAGAGGATTACCCAAGTTTAGAAGAGGTAATTACACAAATGGAGCAGAATCGAATAATCTCGACTGcagagaagaaaaaagaagaggtTTTACAAATTATACGTGGCTTGGTAGAAGAAtatgttgaaattattaacag AAACAAGAAACTCTCGCCGTCTCAGCAAATATCACATTTCGAGTTGGACCCTAGGATTACAGAGGACTTGGAGCAACACTTGAAAGAACAGATTGCATTAATGCAGAGAAAGCTAGAATTCCAAGTGGAGAAAAGTAGGCTGGAACTGGAAAAGTTGATGGACCATTTTATTACACCTATTACGCATTTGCCTTTTGCAGTGTGCAGTATATT taACGAAGACAAAGCAGTACATTCCCTGAGAGAATTGAAACTGAACATCGACACTACATTAAAGCAAATGGAAATAGTGAAGCAGTTTGAAGAGCAACGTCAAATAGACAA AGTACCACAGGAAGGAATCGAAGACAGTAAACCAGAAATAGGTGACGAGGAAACACAATACTTGGAGAGTCTTTTAGGCGAAGACTTCAGCGATTTGACGTCCGGATTAGGAATTCAGATCAATCAGATGCTATTAAAGtacaaaaagaagaaagcaagcTTGATTCAACGAGAGAAAGAA TGGCAAAAATTGCATTTGAGGAAACCAAATTTAGCCAAAAGTCGCATGGAAGACGCAATTTTTATTGAGAAAACAAAGAGAGATATCGGAGAATATAATTTAAAGACAAGTACAGGTTTCAATCTTAAAATGAAGAAGCAAACAACTGCATTGAAGTACAAGCAGCTTCTTGATTGCAGGTGCAAG CTTCATTATCTGCGGGAGAACTTCAATGAAAAGCTGAATgcagtaaaattaaaaaagcaGAGTCTACAGACGGAGGTTATACAATTACTGAATACGCTGAAAAGAATACAATCAGAAATTCCTAATAAAAGCGTAAAACCTCTGCCGCAAATACCGAAGCTAAATATCGATATTGAATTTCCTGAACAAAAACTCGAC CTCGAGAAGTATGTGTCAATGTCAGAACAAGTGCAACAAGTAAAACGACAGAGACAGTCTGTGAGCGTAGAACTGCCAATGGATAAATACGACTTGGAGTATGAAGTACTGCTTTGCGATGATATAGCAACCGTCACGGAAGACTTGGAAAGCTTCTCCACCGTTCTGTCTGCatcaaagacgaaaatgaagattCAAACATCCATACAAGGTGATTTAATAAGAAACTTAAACACAAGCGATGCTGTGGGGACTTCCTGGGAAAAAGAAATGAAGCGCACACGTTTGTGGCGAAAATTGTACGAACAGGATTGCATCCTGCAATATATCAATGAGAGTTATGAACAACTGGAGCACGAGTTGGAGGAGCTGGAAGAATACAGGCTCGACGTCATATACCAAAGCACTTATATGAATCTGTATTTGTTAACACTTTACGAGGAGTTCATTATTCTTAGAGAATGCGAAGCAGCAGAATTCGCTCTAGAAGAGAAAGTTAACTTGAAGTCAAGTGAACGAACCACACTGATGTTAAAG ATGCAGACTACGAACAATAAAATCGCGACCAGGGAAGAGGAGATACGAAAGTTGCAGGCAAAGATTAAAGATATTGCTGTTGAATTCACGAAAGTTGTTGCTGGAAACAAGTTCCAAGATTTCCTTCAGAAAATATTCAAGAAAAAATACACAGCTGCGAGGGAAAGAGATG ATTCTGAGGACACTACCACACAATCGTCAGAGACCAGCAGTGATGACACTGATATTACAGTAGACTCTGATGCTGGTCATATCATGttcgatgaaaatatttgtcctCCAAATTGTGATAAACAGTTGTACGAAATATCATTTTCTATGAGGGAAGAGCGATATAAGCATGAATTTGAAATTAAGGAAGAGCAGAAAGAGATCGAGTTGTTACAGAAAGAGTTGGACGTAGACACAAAAGGCTTAAGAATTATTGAGAATAATTTGAAGAGCAGTCAAGCGGACCTGGAAGCATTTAtg TTAGAGAAACAAAGAAAGCTAAATGACGTTGATGTAACAGTTGTATTAAAGAtgcatcaaatgcaaaacatatCGCATTCTGGAAATGTTACGGAGATTCAAGACTGCATAGtttttaataagaaagaattatCAAGTCTGTATGCTAGAGTAGGAGAACTGCAAAAGCAAACTTTTGATTTAGTGGACAGTAGAAA gaaAAATGAGGTACACCTTAAAAGGATAAAAATGGATTTAAAATACATGGAAACACAAAATAGGACATTAGAATTACAAATCAAAGAGAAAATGATTCAAAAATTTGGTCGGAAAGTCTCTTTGATAAACCTATATGAGACTGTTTTACAGAGAATGATTTATGAAACCAAAACAGATATGCAAAAGAtcatgaaacatttttctgaggATCTGAAGA ATATAAAAAGAGACTGCCATGAAGGTCTGATAATTTTGGCGAATTTAATTCGAAACAATACTGAGAAAATCAGTCTGTTAACAATATTAGAGAACGAAAAAAATAAGCTGAAAAAACTATTGAAGCAGGTTCCAATTTCCGAAGCAA ATATGTTAAAAGTGGAACTTCAACATAAAACCGATATATCTGTACTTGAAAATATACTTCACAGTCAAATGCAACAGAAACAATTGCTTCAGTATGATGTAGAGAATCTTCAAAAAGGGCCGAAGAAATCGCTTCCATCTTGTTTTAAGGAAAATATGCTTtag